A segment of the Spiroplasma helicoides genome:
TAATTTCTATGGGAGGACAAACTGGAGAATCTATGCGCTTTAACGAAAATCAAAAAGATGAATTAAAGCAAACTATTTTAAATGTGGTTAAAGAGTATGATTTAGATGGAATTGATCTTGATTGAGAAGGAAGTTGTTTAGCTGATAGAACGAGTCAAAAAGTTACATCTGACGCTATTATTGAAATTAAAAATGAGTGAGCAAAGGACAATAAACATTTTTATATAACAATGGCTCCTGAGTTACCATATTTAAAAGAAAGTACAGAAGCAAGCGGAAGTAGTTATGTACCATTTTTTAAGCAGTTAGATAAATATTATGATTGAATCAATCCACAATTTTATAACGGTTGAGCGTGAGGACCTTATGTTGAACAAGATGAGGCAACCGCTTTAGGATTACAGTATGGTTCTATTATAACAAATGATGATTATGCAAATAGAGGAATCTTTTACTATTTAGTGACAAAGTACTTAACTTATAAAAAAAGTAATTTAAATGGTTTTTATCAATTAGATCCTAAACGTTTTGTGATTGGAGCTTCAACCAATGAGCCTGCAGGTCGTGGAGCTGCTTATGAAGGTGCAATCAATAAAGTATATGAATTGCTAAAAAAAGATAATGTTTCTATTAAAGGATTAATGACTTGGGCACTAAATTATGATGGATATGATGGACCAATTCAAAATGCAGGGCAAACTACATGAACTAAATGAAGTTTTGCAAAATGATTTAAAAATACATTTGCTAAATAAAAGCGTTTATTAAAATTTGAATTTTAATTATTTATAGATATAAATTAATCAAAAAGTCTTCAATTTCTTGAAGACTTTTTGATTATAGAATTTTATTATTTTTTATTCAAAAAATCCATAAACTTGTTAGCAAAATCTGCATGTGTTATTTTTGTTGGGTGAATATCATCCATAAAGAAGTATTTATCCACATCTTGTTTTTCATCTAATCCTAATACAGATAATCTTAAATATGCATTTTTTGCAGTAGGATGTTTAGTTATTGCAGCTAATAAAGCTGTAACATCTAGTCCCTGCATTGCTTGTCATTTATTTGCATCATTTTCTCCATCACCATTTGCATCAAACATATAACTATATTGAGCACTACCATATCCACCAGTGTAACCTGCATCCACTTTTAAAGGATTATCTCCTTTTGCTGCTGCATCAATTGCACCATTAATAGTGCTATTTAAATCATAGACCTGAATAGAATCTTTATAATTTTTGTTAATTGAATCGACAATATCTAATAATTTTTTATTAACATCATCACATAATGCTTTGACAGTTGCTTTATCTTTATCTTTAAATCTTGGGACTTGCTCCATTGTTGGAGGTGTTACAAATAAGATTTTTTTCAAACCATTATTTAATAATGTATATAATGACTCTTCTACAGCTGCCATCATTTTTTCTTTATACTCATTGATTTTTGCGCTATCAGTCATACCCAACATAGCAATAACATCATTTGATCCAATAGCATAAAATGCTAAGTCTTTATCATTAATTACATGTTGCTGAATTACTGCTTTTGATTGACTAACGATTGATGTGTCTTTTAGCGCTTGTTGAAGTATATCTGTTCCACTTGGTTGAACTGCTGTTGCTCCTCCAATTGCATAGTTATTACCAAACTTTAGTTCGTCGCTTATATAGTTTTTTGTATAAATGTTACTTCCATATACATCAGTAAATCCTAGTTTTTGTCCTAATAATGCTGCTGCTGTATACCCATTAGTAAAAGAACTTCTTCTAATGGTTTTACCCCCTACTGTTTCATTAAAACCATAGTAACTTGTTTTTTTAGCTGCACCTTCAACTAAATAATCATCAAAATCAATATGTATTTCTTTTCCTTTTAATGCATTCGCAAAAGGAGATTGAAGAAGATAGTCTTTCAAGTATGATGTGATTCCATTAATATCGCTCAAACTATCTCCAAGTATATAGTAGTTTGAGTAGTCTGACTTGCTATTGTTTTTAATACTATCATCTACTGCTTTTGATTTATCAATATCTTTTCCAAAGTCTTTATAACTTTCATCAGTTGGTATGTTGCTTGGTGCTTCTTTTTTACATGCAACAAGACTAGAAGTTGATCCTGAAATAACTGCTAGACTCATTAAATAAGTTAATAATTTTTTCATAAACTTTTTTCCTTTCATAATTTTTTAGATTATATCACTCACTAAAAATAAAAAAAATTTATATTTTAAAAGTAATTTTAAAATATAAATTTTTAAACTTTGATTAGATACATATTATTTCTAAAATATAATTACTTATCATCTAAATAACTATATACCGATTGAAAAGTGACTTTACCTTTAAGAACCTTGCTATTATCGGTTGCTGCAACAACCAATTGTTTATAATAATTTGGACCTGTGGCCGAATAAATTATTCTCTAAAGGCAAAATAATATGTTCCTTATAAAGCTGATGGTGCATAAGAATTGATTACACTATAAGCAAATCCAATTGCATCATCTATTGTGTTTTTATTTGGAAGGTGTGTAATGGTTTTATATTTTCAAATCAAGATATTTAATTTCTATTTTAATAACTACATTTCAATTAATAATTCACTACTTTCTTTTGATTCGACTCTAATATATGCATTTTGTCCTGTTTCATTTTCATGTTGTGCATAGTGATAGTCTTTATCTTTTTCAGTGTATATATTGAAAATATATATGTGTTTTATTTAAGGGTGCTATAATTTAGGTGTTATTAAATTAACATAGAAGGAAAAAAAGATGAAAAAACTATTAAGTTTATTAGCAGCAACAGGATTAGTTGCTACAAGTGGAAGTGTTGCGGTTGCATGTAACAAAAAAGATCAAAATAACGTAAAAGAATTAACATATAGTGATGGAAAAAAAGATGCTGATGTAGTAGCTTATTTAAGTGATAAAAATAAAACAAGTATTATACAATTAACAATTTCAGAACCTTTAAAAGTGAGTGAAAATAAATTAGATGTTGACTACAAAGACACAAAAACAGGTGACTATGATGGTTTTGGTAATTCCAAAGAACTTGAAATTGAAGGAACATTAATCAGTTTTAAAGATATGAACATGCAAGAACAAGGAAAAATGTTTGGTAGTTTTACAGAATTGTTTAAAGAATTAAAGGATTTAAATTTAACTTCTAAGCAAGATGGTGATAACTCTGTTTTAACAATTTACTTCATTACAATAAAAGGGCAAAAAGGAAATGATAATTTTGATCTAGCTGTAATTGAAGAAAAAGTAATAGTTGATAAAGACGGAATAGCCATTAAGGATCCAGAACTAAGCAAAATTTATAAAAAAAATATTTCATTAAAATAATTAATATCGGCAAATAAAAAATATCCAAATTTGGATATTTTTTATTTGCTGATATTTGATTTATAATATTTAAAACTATTTTAAAATCATTTAACCTTTTTATAATTATCTCCTAAAAATGTGTTAGATTTTACATAACTTATAAAATTAGTAATTAGACCAGCTTTATAATCTCTTAAACTTGCTTCATTTCCATCAACTCTATATCCTTGAAAATAAAATTTGTGACTTATTCTAATAATATATAATCAGTAAAAATACAAATAACTTTTAAAATGATTAAATATTTTCAAACTTTTATTAGGATTTTTAGTTCTTTAGATTCTTCTTTCGAATGTTATATTTGCTTTATAAAAAAATAAGTCTGCTCTTGTAAATCTATATCTAATTAAAATTTCCAATTTTAAAAACTTTGAGCCATACATTAATTCTAATTTGTTAAAAAATGCTTAAATTTGTTCTCCATAAATTCTTTCGCTTTTTCTATACTTATAATATATGTTTATGTTTAAGAAAAAATAAATAAAAACAATAAATGTTAATGAAGCCGTTAAAGCAATATACTCAAAAATCAGAAAGTCTTTTTTGTTAGTTATTAATATTTTTAATGTAATTCAAAAAGATTTTATAAAAAGCCCGGCCAATAATTCAATCGAAGTAATTAAGAGCGTTCTTTTTACTTCATATTTATTTACAGATAAAATAATATCACAATCAAATAAATCTTGATAAAAATTTTTGATATTTTCCT
Coding sequences within it:
- a CDS encoding lipoprotein; translation: MKKLLSLLAATGLVATSGSVAVACNKKDQNNVKELTYSDGKKDADVVAYLSDKNKTSIIQLTISEPLKVSENKLDVDYKDTKTGDYDGFGNSKELEIEGTLISFKDMNMQEQGKMFGSFTELFKELKDLNLTSKQDGDNSVLTIYFITIKGQKGNDNFDLAVIEEKVIVDKDGIAIKDPELSKIYKKNISLK
- a CDS encoding SGNH/GDSL hydrolase family protein; translation: MKKLLTYLMSLAVISGSTSSLVACKKEAPSNIPTDESYKDFGKDIDKSKAVDDSIKNNSKSDYSNYYILGDSLSDINGITSYLKDYLLQSPFANALKGKEIHIDFDDYLVEGAAKKTSYYGFNETVGGKTIRRSSFTNGYTAAALLGQKLGFTDVYGSNIYTKNYISDELKFGNNYAIGGATAVQPSGTDILQQALKDTSIVSQSKAVIQQHVINDKDLAFYAIGSNDVIAMLGMTDSAKINEYKEKMMAAVEESLYTLLNNGLKKILFVTPPTMEQVPRFKDKDKATVKALCDDVNKKLLDIVDSINKNYKDSIQVYDLNSTINGAIDAAAKGDNPLKVDAGYTGGYGSAQYSYMFDANGDGENDANKWQAMQGLDVTALLAAITKHPTAKNAYLRLSVLGLDEKQDVDKYFFMDDIHPTKITHADFANKFMDFLNKK
- a CDS encoding glycosyl hydrolase family 18 protein, coding for MKRLLITLSSVVLTTSSAFGAWACNKTDSNNTPTTENNTPTTPSEPGGEPEPENPVPTPEDNSKVLVGYWYDWGGNYQVKVNFNDIDDAYNVINLSFLYAQTSNTMPVFQPSNPTEVKNGIKYLHSKNKKVLISMGGQTGESMRFNENQKDELKQTILNVVKEYDLDGIDLDWEGSCLADRTSQKVTSDAIIEIKNEWAKDNKHFYITMAPELPYLKESTEASGSSYVPFFKQLDKYYDWINPQFYNGWAWGPYVEQDEATALGLQYGSIITNDDYANRGIFYYLVTKYLTYKKSNLNGFYQLDPKRFVIGASTNEPAGRGAAYEGAINKVYELLKKDNVSIKGLMTWALNYDGYDGPIQNAGQTTWTKWSFAKWFKNTFAK